A window from Odocoileus virginianus isolate 20LAN1187 ecotype Illinois chromosome 24, Ovbor_1.2, whole genome shotgun sequence encodes these proteins:
- the ITGA7 gene encoding integrin alpha-7 isoform X6 — protein sequence MSPHLPSRGPHAPAHQPTPHHSHSHLCTLPLAGLTRGLLFVTNVDSSDPDQLVYKTLDPADRLLGPAGDLALNSYLGFSIDSGKGLLRAEELSFVAGAPRANHKGAVVILRKDSASRLVPEVTLSGERLTSGFGYSLAVADLNNDGWTDLVVGAPYFFERQEELGGAVYVYMNEGGHWAGVAPLRLCGSPDSMFGISLAVLGDLNQDGFPDLAVGAPFDGDGKVFVYHGSSLGVVPKPSQVLEGEAVGMKSFGYSLSGGLDVDGNRCPDLLVGSLDDAAVLFRARPVLHVSHEVSILPRAIDLEQPNCASGRLVCMDLRVCFSYIASPSSYSPTVALDYVLDGDTDRRLRGQVPRVTFLSRGPDDPKHQSSGTVWLKHQHDRVCGDTTLQLQENVKDKLRAIVVTLSYGLQTPRLRRQAPGQGLPPVAPILNAHQPSTQRTEIHFLKQGCGEDKICQSNLQLVHARFCARISDTEFQPLPMDADGMTALFALSGQPVIGLELKVTNLPSDPAQPQADGDDAHEAQLLVTLPAALHYSGVRGLDPVEKPLCLSDENASHVECELGNPMKRGAQVAFYLILSTSGITIETTELEVELLLATISEQELHPVLARARVFIELPLSITGAAVPQQLFFSGLVRGESAMRSERDVGSKVKYEVTVSNQGQSLNTLGSAFLNVMWPHEIANGKWLLYPMRVELEGGQGPGQRGLCSPRPNVLQLDVDSRDRRRRELGPPESQQPREQPEPSTSWWPVSSAEKKKNFTLDCARGTANCVVFSCPLYSFDRAAVLHVWGRLWNSTFLEEYSAVKSLEVIVRANITVKSSIRNLLLRDASTVIPVMVYLDPAAVLAEAVPWWVILLAVLAGLLVLALLVLLMWKMGFFKRARYPEATVPQYHAVKIPREDRQQFKEEKTGTILRNNWGSPRREGPDAHPILAGDGHPELGSEGHPVPGTA from the exons ATGAGCCCCCACCTGCCCAGCCGGGGCCCGCATGCTCCAGCACACCAGCCCACACCTCATCACTCCCATTCCCATCTCTGCACGCTGCCGCTGGCCGGGCTGACACGTG GGTTGCTCTTTGTGACCAACGTTGATAGCTCAGACCCTGACCAGCTGGTGTATAAAACTCTGGACCCTGCTGACCGGCTCCTGGGACCGGCCGGCGACTTGGCCCTGAATAGTTACTTAG GTTTCTCCATCGACTCTGGGAAGGGCCTGCTGCGAGCTGAGGAGCTGAGCTTCGTGGCAGGGGCCCCCCGTGCCAACCACAAGGGTGCCGTGGTCATTCTACGCAAAGACAGCGCCAGCCGCCTGGTGCCGGAAGTGACGCTGTCCGGGGAGCGCCTGACCTCCGGCTTTGGCTACTCGCTGGCTGTGGCTGATCTCAACAATGATGG CTGGACAGACCTGGTCGTGGGTGCCCCCTACTTCTTCGAGCGCCAGGAAGAACTGGGGGGtgctgtgtatgtgtacatgaaCGAGGGGGGTCACTGGGCCGGGGTCGCCCCTCTCCGGCTCTGCGGCTCCCCTGACTCCATGTTCGGGATCAGCCTGGCAGTCCTGGGGGACCTCAATCAAGACGGCTTCCCAG ACCTTGCTGTGGGGGCTCCCTTCGATGGGGACGGGAAGGTCTTTGTCTACCATGGGAGCAGTCTGGGGGTTGTCCCCAAGCCTTCCCAG GTGCTGGAGGGCGAGGCCGTGGGCATGAAGAGCTTCGGCTACTCCCTGTCGGGCGGCCTGGACGTGGACGGGAACCGCTGCCCAGACCTGCTTGTGGGCTCCCTGGACGACGCTGCTGTGCTGTTCAG GGCCAGGCCCGTCCTCCATGTCTCCCACGAGGTCTCCATTCTTCCCCGAGCCATCGACCTAGAGCAGCCCAACTGTGCGAGTGGCCGCTTGGTCTG CATGGACCTGAGGGTCTGTTTCAGCTATATCGCGTCGCCCAGCAGCTATAGCCCTACTGTGG CCCTGGATTACGTGTTAGACGGGGACACAGACCGGAGGCTCCGGGGCCAGGTGCCCCGTGTGACCTTCCTGAGCCGTGGCCCCGATGACCCCAAGCACCAGTCCTCAGGCACCGTGTGGCTGAAACACCAGCATGACAGAGTCTGTGGAGACACCACGCTGCAGCTCCAG GAGAATGTCAAAGACAAGCTTCGGGCCATCGTTGTGACCCTGTCCTATGGTCTCCAGACCCCTCGGCTCCGACGACAGGCTCCTGGTCAGGGGCTGCCCCCGGTGGCCCCCATCCTCAATGCCCACCAGCCCAGCACCCAGCGGACAGAG ATCCACTTCCTGAAGCAAGGCTGTGGTGAAGACAAGATCTGCCAGAGCAATCTGCAGCTGGTCCATGCCCGGTTCTGCGCCCGCATCAGTGACACGGAGTTTCAGCCTCTGCCCAt GGATGCGGACGGGATGACAGCCTTGTTTGCTCTGAGTGGGCAGCCAGTCATCGGCCTGGAGCTGAAGGTCACCAATCTACCCTCggacccagcccagccccaggctgaTGGGGATGACGCTCATGAAGCCCAGCTCCTGGTCACCCTCCCTGCCGCTCTGCACTACTCGGGAGTCCGGGGCCTGGACCCTGTG GAGAAGCCGCTGTGCCTGTCTGATGAGAATGCCTCCCACGTGGAGTGTGAGCTGGGGAACCCCATGAAGAGAGGCGCGCAG GTCGCCTTCTACCTCATCCTCAGCACCTCGGGGATCACCATTGAAACCACAGAGCTGGAGGTGGAGCTGCTGTTGGCCAC CATCAGCGAGCAGGAGCTGCATCCAGTCTTGGCCCGTGCCCGTGTCTTCATCGAGCTGCCGCTGTCCATCACGGG GGCGGCCGTTCCCCAGCAGCTCTTCTTCTCCGGCCTGGTGCGGGGCGAGAGCGCGATGCGGTCCGAGCGGGACGTGGGCAGCAAGGTCAAGTACGAGGTCACG GTTTCCAACCAAGGCCAGTCGCTCAACACCCTGGGCTCGGCCTTCCTCAACGTCATGTGGCCCCACGAGATTGCCAACGGGAAGTGGCTGCTGTACCCCATGCGGGTGGAGCtggagggtgggcaggggccCGGGCAGAGGGGGCTCTGCTCCCCCAGGCCCAACGTCCTCCAACTG GATGTGGACAGCCGGGACAGGAGGAGGCGGGAGCTGGGGCCGCCGGAGTCGCAGCAGCCTCGAGAGCAGCCGGAGCCCAGCACGTCTTGGTGGCCGGTGTCCTCTGCCGAGAAGAAGAAGAACTTCACTCTG GACTGCGCCCGGGGCACGGCCAACTGCGTGGTGTTCAGCTGCCCTCTCTACAGCTTTGACCGTGCGGCTGTGCTGCATGTCTGGGGCCGCCTCTGGAACAGCACCTTCCTGGAG GAGTACTCCGCTGTGAAGTCTCTGGAAGTGATTGTCCGAGCCAACATCACCGTGAAGTCCTCCATCAGGAACTTGCTGCTCAGAGACGCTTCCACGGTG ATCCCGGTGATGGTGTACCTGGACCCCGCGGCCGTGCTGGCCGAAGCTGTCCCCTGGTGGGTCATCCTCTTGGCTGTACTGGCCGGGCTGCTGGTGTTGGCGCTGCTGGTGCTGCTCATGTGGAAG ATGGGATTCTTCAAGCGAGCGCGGTACCCCGAAGCCACCGTACCCCAGTACCATGCGGTGAAGATCCCGCGGGAAGACCGGCAGCAGTTCAAGGAGGAGAAGACGGGCACCATCCTGAGGAACAACTGGGGCAGCCCCCGGCGGGAGGGCCCGGATGCCCACCCCATCCTGGCTGGGGATGGGCACCCGGAGCTGGGCTCTGAGGGGCACCCGGTGCCAGGCACAGCCTAG
- the ITGA7 gene encoding integrin alpha-7 isoform X5 yields the protein MSPHLPSRGPHAPAHQPTPHHSHSHLCTLPLAGLTRGTARVELCVQGSADLAHLDDGPYEAGGEKEQDPRLIPVPANSYLGFSIDSGKGLLRAEELSFVAGAPRANHKGAVVILRKDSASRLVPEVTLSGERLTSGFGYSLAVADLNNDGWTDLVVGAPYFFERQEELGGAVYVYMNEGGHWAGVAPLRLCGSPDSMFGISLAVLGDLNQDGFPDLAVGAPFDGDGKVFVYHGSSLGVVPKPSQVLEGEAVGMKSFGYSLSGGLDVDGNRCPDLLVGSLDDAAVLFRARPVLHVSHEVSILPRAIDLEQPNCASGRLVCMDLRVCFSYIASPSSYSPTVALDYVLDGDTDRRLRGQVPRVTFLSRGPDDPKHQSSGTVWLKHQHDRVCGDTTLQLQENVKDKLRAIVVTLSYGLQTPRLRRQAPGQGLPPVAPILNAHQPSTQRTEIHFLKQGCGEDKICQSNLQLVHARFCARISDTEFQPLPMDADGMTALFALSGQPVIGLELKVTNLPSDPAQPQADGDDAHEAQLLVTLPAALHYSGVRGLDPVEKPLCLSDENASHVECELGNPMKRGAQVAFYLILSTSGITIETTELEVELLLATISEQELHPVLARARVFIELPLSITGAAVPQQLFFSGLVRGESAMRSERDVGSKVKYEVTVSNQGQSLNTLGSAFLNVMWPHEIANGKWLLYPMRVELEGGQGPGQRGLCSPRPNVLQLDVDSRDRRRRELGPPESQQPREQPEPSTSWWPVSSAEKKKNFTLDCARGTANCVVFSCPLYSFDRAAVLHVWGRLWNSTFLEEYSAVKSLEVIVRANITVKSSIRNLLLRDASTVIPVMVYLDPAAVLAEAVPWWVILLAVLAGLLVLALLVLLMWKMGFFKRARYPEATVPQYHAVKIPREDRQQFKEEKTGTILRNNWGSPRREGPDAHPILAGDGHPELGSEGHPVPGTA from the exons ATGAGCCCCCACCTGCCCAGCCGGGGCCCGCATGCTCCAGCACACCAGCCCACACCTCATCACTCCCATTCCCATCTCTGCACGCTGCCGCTGGCCGGGCTGACACGTG GCACGGCCAGGGTGGAGCTCTGTGTGCAGGGCTCGGCGGACCTGGCGCACCTGGACGACGGGCCCTACGAGGCGGGGGGGGAGAAGGAGCAGGACCCCCGCCTCATCCCGGTCCCTGCCAACAGCTACCTTG GTTTCTCCATCGACTCTGGGAAGGGCCTGCTGCGAGCTGAGGAGCTGAGCTTCGTGGCAGGGGCCCCCCGTGCCAACCACAAGGGTGCCGTGGTCATTCTACGCAAAGACAGCGCCAGCCGCCTGGTGCCGGAAGTGACGCTGTCCGGGGAGCGCCTGACCTCCGGCTTTGGCTACTCGCTGGCTGTGGCTGATCTCAACAATGATGG CTGGACAGACCTGGTCGTGGGTGCCCCCTACTTCTTCGAGCGCCAGGAAGAACTGGGGGGtgctgtgtatgtgtacatgaaCGAGGGGGGTCACTGGGCCGGGGTCGCCCCTCTCCGGCTCTGCGGCTCCCCTGACTCCATGTTCGGGATCAGCCTGGCAGTCCTGGGGGACCTCAATCAAGACGGCTTCCCAG ACCTTGCTGTGGGGGCTCCCTTCGATGGGGACGGGAAGGTCTTTGTCTACCATGGGAGCAGTCTGGGGGTTGTCCCCAAGCCTTCCCAG GTGCTGGAGGGCGAGGCCGTGGGCATGAAGAGCTTCGGCTACTCCCTGTCGGGCGGCCTGGACGTGGACGGGAACCGCTGCCCAGACCTGCTTGTGGGCTCCCTGGACGACGCTGCTGTGCTGTTCAG GGCCAGGCCCGTCCTCCATGTCTCCCACGAGGTCTCCATTCTTCCCCGAGCCATCGACCTAGAGCAGCCCAACTGTGCGAGTGGCCGCTTGGTCTG CATGGACCTGAGGGTCTGTTTCAGCTATATCGCGTCGCCCAGCAGCTATAGCCCTACTGTGG CCCTGGATTACGTGTTAGACGGGGACACAGACCGGAGGCTCCGGGGCCAGGTGCCCCGTGTGACCTTCCTGAGCCGTGGCCCCGATGACCCCAAGCACCAGTCCTCAGGCACCGTGTGGCTGAAACACCAGCATGACAGAGTCTGTGGAGACACCACGCTGCAGCTCCAG GAGAATGTCAAAGACAAGCTTCGGGCCATCGTTGTGACCCTGTCCTATGGTCTCCAGACCCCTCGGCTCCGACGACAGGCTCCTGGTCAGGGGCTGCCCCCGGTGGCCCCCATCCTCAATGCCCACCAGCCCAGCACCCAGCGGACAGAG ATCCACTTCCTGAAGCAAGGCTGTGGTGAAGACAAGATCTGCCAGAGCAATCTGCAGCTGGTCCATGCCCGGTTCTGCGCCCGCATCAGTGACACGGAGTTTCAGCCTCTGCCCAt GGATGCGGACGGGATGACAGCCTTGTTTGCTCTGAGTGGGCAGCCAGTCATCGGCCTGGAGCTGAAGGTCACCAATCTACCCTCggacccagcccagccccaggctgaTGGGGATGACGCTCATGAAGCCCAGCTCCTGGTCACCCTCCCTGCCGCTCTGCACTACTCGGGAGTCCGGGGCCTGGACCCTGTG GAGAAGCCGCTGTGCCTGTCTGATGAGAATGCCTCCCACGTGGAGTGTGAGCTGGGGAACCCCATGAAGAGAGGCGCGCAG GTCGCCTTCTACCTCATCCTCAGCACCTCGGGGATCACCATTGAAACCACAGAGCTGGAGGTGGAGCTGCTGTTGGCCAC CATCAGCGAGCAGGAGCTGCATCCAGTCTTGGCCCGTGCCCGTGTCTTCATCGAGCTGCCGCTGTCCATCACGGG GGCGGCCGTTCCCCAGCAGCTCTTCTTCTCCGGCCTGGTGCGGGGCGAGAGCGCGATGCGGTCCGAGCGGGACGTGGGCAGCAAGGTCAAGTACGAGGTCACG GTTTCCAACCAAGGCCAGTCGCTCAACACCCTGGGCTCGGCCTTCCTCAACGTCATGTGGCCCCACGAGATTGCCAACGGGAAGTGGCTGCTGTACCCCATGCGGGTGGAGCtggagggtgggcaggggccCGGGCAGAGGGGGCTCTGCTCCCCCAGGCCCAACGTCCTCCAACTG GATGTGGACAGCCGGGACAGGAGGAGGCGGGAGCTGGGGCCGCCGGAGTCGCAGCAGCCTCGAGAGCAGCCGGAGCCCAGCACGTCTTGGTGGCCGGTGTCCTCTGCCGAGAAGAAGAAGAACTTCACTCTG GACTGCGCCCGGGGCACGGCCAACTGCGTGGTGTTCAGCTGCCCTCTCTACAGCTTTGACCGTGCGGCTGTGCTGCATGTCTGGGGCCGCCTCTGGAACAGCACCTTCCTGGAG GAGTACTCCGCTGTGAAGTCTCTGGAAGTGATTGTCCGAGCCAACATCACCGTGAAGTCCTCCATCAGGAACTTGCTGCTCAGAGACGCTTCCACGGTG ATCCCGGTGATGGTGTACCTGGACCCCGCGGCCGTGCTGGCCGAAGCTGTCCCCTGGTGGGTCATCCTCTTGGCTGTACTGGCCGGGCTGCTGGTGTTGGCGCTGCTGGTGCTGCTCATGTGGAAG ATGGGATTCTTCAAGCGAGCGCGGTACCCCGAAGCCACCGTACCCCAGTACCATGCGGTGAAGATCCCGCGGGAAGACCGGCAGCAGTTCAAGGAGGAGAAGACGGGCACCATCCTGAGGAACAACTGGGGCAGCCCCCGGCGGGAGGGCCCGGATGCCCACCCCATCCTGGCTGGGGATGGGCACCCGGAGCTGGGCTCTGAGGGGCACCCGGTGCCAGGCACAGCCTAG